A portion of the Simkania negevensis Z genome contains these proteins:
- a CDS encoding DNA polymerase III subunit produces the protein MFQLDVLPGHPQIKACLRKLMSAPPSTVLFEGPKGVGKAAFAKAFAHALLSDANPHKLDSGNHPDLRELYPEGKALMHPMQAMKTLIDETGLPPFESKRKVFIIYEADRMLPSSSNALLKTLEEPLSYAHFILVSSHPEQLLPTIVSRSLQITFFPLKADEISAYLEGTFKKSPADAKQIAWLSHGNLSKAEKLAKEKDDQLLSVVAEMGTAALHQSYPHLFRSIAKLESLLEKSQTDAIEEVLAAVYYWYRDLHLLKAGGDRSLLFFQAHEEELKKNLNCPLPELPELQQKVKRIREALVCHITLRHCLTYLLL, from the coding sequence ATGTTTCAGTTAGACGTCCTTCCAGGTCACCCTCAAATTAAAGCCTGTCTTAGAAAGCTGATGTCGGCACCTCCATCGACTGTTTTGTTTGAGGGACCCAAGGGAGTGGGAAAAGCTGCATTTGCCAAAGCCTTTGCCCACGCACTTCTATCTGATGCAAATCCTCATAAGCTTGATTCGGGAAATCACCCCGATCTCCGCGAACTGTACCCTGAAGGAAAGGCTCTCATGCATCCGATGCAAGCGATGAAAACACTGATTGATGAAACGGGGCTTCCCCCTTTTGAGTCGAAACGCAAAGTCTTTATCATTTATGAAGCAGATCGGATGCTTCCTTCGTCAAGTAATGCGCTTCTTAAAACTCTAGAAGAACCTCTTTCTTATGCCCATTTTATCCTCGTTTCTTCTCATCCAGAGCAACTTCTGCCAACCATTGTGTCGCGCTCCTTACAAATCACGTTTTTCCCTCTGAAAGCAGATGAGATATCTGCTTACTTGGAAGGGACATTTAAGAAGTCTCCTGCAGATGCAAAACAAATTGCGTGGCTTTCTCATGGAAATCTCAGTAAAGCTGAAAAGCTAGCGAAAGAAAAAGACGATCAGCTTCTATCTGTTGTCGCTGAAATGGGGACTGCAGCCTTGCATCAAAGTTACCCCCACCTTTTTCGTTCTATTGCGAAGCTTGAAAGTTTACTTGAAAAAAGTCAAACAGATGCGATTGAAGAGGTTCTAGCAGCAGTTTACTATTGGTATAGAGACTTGCATCTTTTAAAGGCAGGAGGAGATCGCTCACTTTTATTTTTTCAAGCGCATGAAGAAGAGCTCAAGAAAAACCTCAATTGCCCTTTGCCTGAACTACCAGAGCTTCAACAAAAAGTGAAGCGGATTAGAGAAGCCTTAGTTTGCCACATTACTTTACGGCACTGTCTGACATATCTATTGCTTTAA
- the gyrA gene encoding DNA topoisomerase (ATP-hydrolyzing) subunit A → MSYTEGEIVVPRNVEEEMKESYLRYSMSVIISRALPDVRDGLKPSQRRVLFAMRQLNLSPGAKHRKCAKICGDTSGDYHPHGETVIYPTLVRMAQDWVMGYCLVQGQGNFGSIDGDPPAAMRYTEARLTRASMALMEDLDKETVEYVPNYDETKQEPTVFPAKFPNLLCNGSSGIAVGMATNIPPHNLKELAEATVLLLDNPSTTIEDIMEVMPAPDFPTGGMICGYRGVKEAYHTGRGKLTLRGLLHTEEMKTGDRQRVVIDEVPYNVNKSRLVERLAELINEKTITGVSDIRDESDKSGMRIVLDLKKNEIPDVVINQLYKFTDMQVTFGCNMLALDKGLPRVMNIKQIISAWINHRIEVVRARTRYELNKAEARAHLLEGYLRALDHLDEVVKLIRQSANRDDAKKGLIEKYQFTDRQANAVLDLRLYQLTGLEREKIEAEYAELQAKIAHYRAVLASEALVRGIIKDELEEIQKHDKLERRTQIVPAEEEFQMEDLIADETVIITISDDDYIKRMPLSTFREQRRGGQGVIGFDTKKEHDGLKELYVASTHDYLMSFTNLGRCHWLKVWQIPEAGRRAKGRPLVNMLEGLQEGEHVAAVLRVRNFEEADASILLATKRGVVKKTMIDSFSSPRRKGVFAINIDEGDEVISAHVVRKEQQVMLFTREGMAVRFDQDQVRPMGRVARGVRGVKLKSATDAVVSCEVVKEDETVLVVCEHGYGKRSSVESFRQTHRGGVGVRSIITSKRNGFVVGALAVGDKDSVVLMSSSGHTLRLGMQDIRVMGRSTQGVKVVNLREPDVLVAMQKIEYIEDSENGEKED, encoded by the coding sequence ATGAGTTACACAGAAGGTGAAATCGTCGTCCCACGTAATGTCGAAGAGGAGATGAAGGAAAGTTATCTCCGCTATTCGATGTCTGTTATCATCTCTCGTGCTCTTCCCGATGTGCGCGATGGATTAAAACCCTCCCAACGACGGGTCCTCTTTGCGATGCGTCAGCTCAATCTTTCTCCCGGAGCCAAACACCGAAAATGTGCAAAGATTTGTGGAGATACTTCAGGGGATTACCATCCACATGGTGAAACAGTCATTTATCCCACTCTTGTCCGTATGGCGCAAGACTGGGTCATGGGATATTGCCTCGTTCAAGGGCAAGGAAACTTTGGATCAATTGACGGTGATCCTCCTGCTGCGATGCGTTACACAGAAGCCCGTTTAACACGCGCCTCTATGGCGCTTATGGAAGACCTGGACAAAGAGACTGTCGAATACGTTCCTAACTACGATGAGACGAAACAAGAACCCACTGTTTTCCCCGCGAAATTTCCTAACCTCCTTTGTAACGGGTCTTCAGGGATTGCTGTCGGAATGGCAACTAACATCCCCCCCCACAATTTAAAAGAGCTTGCTGAAGCAACAGTGCTGCTTCTTGATAATCCTTCTACAACAATTGAAGACATCATGGAAGTGATGCCAGCGCCAGACTTTCCAACAGGAGGGATGATTTGCGGTTACCGCGGTGTGAAAGAAGCCTATCACACAGGACGTGGTAAGCTAACTCTACGTGGACTTCTCCATACAGAAGAGATGAAAACAGGTGATCGTCAACGGGTTGTTATTGATGAAGTGCCTTACAATGTCAACAAGTCCCGCTTGGTCGAGCGTTTAGCTGAGCTGATCAATGAAAAAACAATCACTGGTGTTTCTGACATCCGAGATGAGTCAGACAAAAGCGGGATGCGCATTGTTCTCGACTTAAAGAAAAACGAAATCCCCGATGTAGTCATCAATCAGCTCTATAAATTTACTGATATGCAGGTGACTTTTGGCTGCAATATGCTTGCGCTTGATAAAGGGCTTCCTCGAGTCATGAACATCAAGCAAATCATCAGCGCTTGGATTAACCACCGCATTGAAGTTGTGCGTGCGCGCACTCGCTATGAATTGAACAAAGCTGAAGCTCGTGCCCATCTTTTAGAAGGTTATTTGAGGGCACTAGACCATCTTGATGAGGTCGTAAAACTCATTCGTCAGAGCGCGAATCGTGATGATGCGAAAAAGGGACTCATTGAAAAATACCAATTCACCGATCGTCAAGCGAATGCTGTTCTCGACTTGCGCCTTTACCAGCTTACTGGCCTTGAAAGAGAAAAAATCGAAGCAGAATACGCAGAGCTCCAAGCTAAAATCGCTCACTATCGAGCAGTTCTTGCAAGCGAAGCCCTTGTCCGTGGCATCATCAAGGATGAACTAGAAGAGATTCAAAAGCATGATAAGTTGGAGAGACGAACACAGATTGTTCCAGCAGAAGAGGAATTCCAAATGGAAGATCTCATTGCTGACGAGACTGTGATCATCACGATTTCAGACGACGACTATATCAAGCGGATGCCACTTTCTACGTTTAGAGAGCAAAGACGTGGTGGACAGGGCGTCATCGGGTTTGACACGAAAAAAGAGCATGACGGGCTAAAAGAGCTTTACGTTGCTTCAACCCATGATTACCTCATGAGTTTTACTAATCTTGGGCGCTGCCACTGGCTCAAAGTCTGGCAGATTCCAGAAGCAGGGCGCCGTGCAAAAGGAAGACCTCTCGTCAATATGCTTGAAGGATTGCAAGAAGGTGAGCATGTAGCAGCTGTCTTGCGCGTTCGCAATTTTGAAGAAGCAGATGCTTCTATCTTACTTGCGACGAAGCGAGGAGTTGTGAAGAAGACGATGATCGATTCATTTAGCTCCCCACGTCGTAAAGGGGTTTTTGCCATCAATATTGATGAGGGAGATGAAGTGATTTCTGCTCATGTCGTGCGAAAAGAGCAACAAGTTATGCTCTTTACCCGAGAAGGAATGGCAGTCCGCTTTGATCAAGACCAAGTCCGTCCAATGGGTCGGGTTGCGCGAGGTGTACGAGGTGTTAAACTCAAGAGTGCAACAGACGCTGTGGTTTCTTGTGAAGTGGTCAAAGAAGATGAGACTGTTCTTGTCGTCTGCGAACACGGCTATGGAAAACGGTCGAGTGTCGAAAGTTTTAGACAGACCCATCGCGGTGGCGTGGGTGTTCGCTCGATTATCACGAGCAAACGAAATGGATTTGTTGTGGGAGCCCTTGCTGTTGGAGACAAAGATAGTGTTGTCTTGATGTCGAGCAGTGGTCACACATTGCGCTTAGGAATGCAAGATATTCGCGTCATGGGACGTTCGACTCAGGGAGTCAAGGTTGTTAACCTCCGTGAGCCAGACGTTTTAGTTGCGATGCAAAAAATCGAATATATCGAAGACAGCGAGAATGGAGAGAAAGAAGACTAA
- the tmk gene encoding dTMP kinase codes for MERKKTKGLFITFEGGEGVGKTTLIERLYDHLTEKGFSVFKTREPGGTEFGKHVREILLHHEGYSFGKKSELFLFLADRAQHVEEKILPHLEENSIVLCDRFNDSTLAYQGVARSVDLKLLRTFCKFAASDLTPDLTLFLDLDPVTGLERSRKSKKLGDSHDRIEREKIAFHTKVREAFLSLAQNEPERFHVLDARLDSDEVFKQAMSEIQPKLEYMSCFS; via the coding sequence ATGGAGAGAAAGAAGACTAAAGGGCTATTCATCACCTTTGAGGGAGGTGAAGGTGTTGGCAAAACCACCCTCATTGAACGTCTCTATGACCATTTAACAGAAAAAGGGTTTTCTGTTTTTAAAACGCGTGAGCCTGGTGGGACAGAGTTCGGCAAACATGTCCGTGAGATCTTACTTCATCATGAAGGTTACTCGTTTGGAAAAAAGTCTGAGCTTTTTCTCTTCTTAGCTGACCGAGCGCAGCACGTTGAAGAAAAAATCTTACCGCATCTCGAAGAAAACTCCATCGTATTATGCGATCGTTTTAATGATTCGACCCTAGCATATCAGGGGGTAGCTCGCTCAGTTGATTTAAAGCTACTTCGCACCTTTTGCAAGTTTGCGGCTTCGGATTTAACTCCTGATTTAACCCTCTTTCTTGACCTCGATCCGGTGACTGGACTCGAACGTTCGCGCAAGAGCAAGAAGCTGGGGGATTCTCACGACAGGATTGAGCGAGAGAAAATAGCCTTTCATACTAAAGTTCGTGAAGCTTTCTTGAGCTTAGCTCAAAATGAACCTGAGCGGTTTCACGTACTCGATGCTAGATTGGACTCTGATGAAGTGTTCAAGCAAGCCATGAGCGAAATCCAACCTAAACTTGAATACATGTCATGTTTCAGTTAG
- a CDS encoding BlaI/MecI/CopY family transcriptional regulator, which produces MKRKQFGELEDSVISLFLKKGCPLSVREIHSALGKGRAYTTFLTVVSRLYQKGVLSRQKEGRGYLYLLKKSQENTLFQKIKNSLLTASPVQVLSYFLDHQKNISQDEIEQIEEMIQEYKRKQK; this is translated from the coding sequence ATGAAACGGAAACAATTTGGCGAATTAGAAGACAGCGTTATCTCCCTCTTTTTGAAAAAAGGATGCCCTCTTTCAGTCCGGGAGATTCATTCGGCTCTAGGCAAAGGCCGCGCTTACACGACCTTTTTAACGGTCGTGAGCCGCCTTTACCAAAAAGGAGTTTTATCCCGTCAAAAAGAAGGACGTGGCTACCTTTACCTCCTAAAAAAATCACAAGAAAACACTCTTTTCCAAAAAATCAAAAATAGCCTGCTCACAGCTTCACCTGTTCAGGTATTAAGCTATTTCCTCGACCATCAAAAAAACATCTCACAAGATGAAATCGAGCAGATTGAAGAAATGATCCAAGAGTATAAAAGGAAACAAAAATGA
- the typA gene encoding translational GTPase TypA: protein MYSPEKIRNLAIIAHIDHGKTTLMDALLRQANVFRENEAVPERVMDSYELEKERGITIFAKHTSLIFEDFKINLIDTPGHADFSGEVERVLGMVNSVLLLIDAQEGPMPQTRFVLSRALKMGLNPIVVVNKIDRPNANPDAALDKTFDLFVELGATDEQLDFAYCFVSALEGYAIRDLKDPKKDLQPLFKLILEKVPPPPGRHDLPFLMQASTLSYNDYLGRQATGRILEGVIKKGESFTLVDKDGHPTNFKVTRLEGYLGLQKIEMDEAGVGDIVSISGAPEVMIGDTLCDPKNIRQLPSIELGEPTLSVEMQVNSGPFAGKEGKHVTMNKIRDRLAREKKSNISLKVEEVAGREDAIRISGRGELHLSILMEAMRREGFEFLVSKPQVILKIVDGAKHEPIESTHIEVPEEFSGSIIEELNRRKGEMHFFNTNEHGITTIQYYLPTRGLIGYRNEFLTATKGLGILTSIFHDYAPHKGEIPSRKNGALVSLSEGKVTAYACFNIQDRGSLFVKPTDPVYEGMIVGENSRDNDLTVNITREKQLTNVRASGADEHLTLTPPRKLTLEQAIDFIQDDEFVEVTPKSIRLRKKFLKETDRKRKK, encoded by the coding sequence ATGTATTCTCCAGAGAAGATTCGCAACCTTGCGATTATAGCACATATCGACCATGGAAAAACGACTCTTATGGACGCTCTTCTTCGACAAGCGAATGTTTTTCGCGAAAACGAAGCAGTGCCAGAAAGAGTTATGGATTCCTACGAGCTTGAAAAAGAGCGTGGCATCACGATCTTTGCTAAGCATACAAGTTTGATTTTTGAGGATTTCAAAATCAACCTTATCGACACACCTGGACATGCAGATTTTTCAGGAGAAGTCGAGCGGGTTCTTGGGATGGTAAATTCTGTCCTCCTCCTTATCGACGCCCAAGAAGGGCCCATGCCACAAACCCGTTTCGTCCTCTCTAGAGCTCTAAAAATGGGGCTCAACCCGATTGTTGTCGTCAACAAAATTGACCGCCCTAATGCTAATCCTGACGCCGCTCTCGATAAAACATTTGATCTTTTTGTCGAACTCGGCGCAACCGACGAACAACTCGATTTTGCCTATTGTTTCGTTTCAGCTCTTGAAGGTTACGCGATACGGGACTTAAAGGATCCTAAAAAAGATTTACAACCTCTTTTTAAACTTATTTTGGAGAAAGTCCCTCCTCCTCCAGGACGCCACGACCTTCCTTTCCTCATGCAAGCGAGTACTCTTTCCTATAATGATTACTTAGGCCGACAAGCAACAGGCCGGATCTTAGAGGGAGTGATCAAGAAAGGAGAGTCCTTTACTCTTGTAGACAAAGATGGGCACCCAACTAACTTTAAAGTCACCCGACTCGAGGGCTACTTAGGGCTGCAAAAAATCGAAATGGATGAAGCTGGTGTTGGAGATATTGTCAGCATTTCCGGCGCGCCCGAAGTGATGATTGGCGACACTCTTTGTGACCCCAAAAATATCCGTCAGCTTCCTAGTATCGAACTCGGCGAACCTACTCTATCGGTCGAAATGCAGGTGAACTCAGGCCCCTTCGCAGGAAAAGAAGGGAAACACGTCACGATGAATAAAATCCGAGACCGTTTGGCCCGCGAAAAGAAATCCAATATTTCGCTGAAAGTCGAAGAAGTTGCAGGACGTGAAGATGCAATCCGCATATCTGGTCGAGGTGAATTACACCTCTCGATTCTCATGGAAGCTATGCGCCGTGAAGGATTCGAATTTCTCGTCTCCAAACCACAAGTTATCCTCAAAATCGTCGACGGTGCTAAACACGAACCTATCGAATCTACACACATTGAAGTTCCCGAAGAATTTTCTGGATCGATTATTGAAGAGCTCAATCGCCGCAAAGGGGAAATGCACTTTTTCAATACAAACGAACACGGCATCACAACCATTCAATATTATCTACCGACACGTGGCCTCATCGGCTACCGCAATGAGTTTCTCACTGCAACAAAGGGACTGGGTATTCTCACTTCTATTTTCCACGATTATGCACCACATAAAGGGGAAATCCCCAGCCGCAAAAATGGCGCCCTGGTCTCGCTCAGTGAAGGAAAAGTCACAGCCTATGCTTGCTTTAACATTCAAGATCGCGGCTCTCTCTTTGTAAAACCCACAGATCCTGTTTACGAAGGGATGATTGTTGGAGAAAACAGTCGTGATAACGACCTAACCGTGAACATCACTCGGGAAAAACAACTTACAAACGTCCGCGCTTCAGGTGCAGATGAACATCTCACCTTAACTCCTCCACGCAAGCTGACTCTAGAGCAAGCCATCGACTTTATCCAAGATGATGAGTTTGTCGAAGTCACTCCTAAATCAATTCGCCTTCGAAAAAAATTCCTGAAGGAAACCGATCGTAAACGGAAAAAATAG
- a CDS encoding DUF721 domain-containing protein, whose protein sequence is MKRIPKNYDGDKPTSRQLKDLLPEIMTQITGKIDESPREVLEAWTRIVGPKISKMARAVSFESGVLKVKVENSTLYSLLTLHEKEKLLAELRKQFPKVKIRNIFFRIG, encoded by the coding sequence ATGAAACGTATACCAAAAAACTACGATGGTGATAAGCCAACTTCGCGACAACTCAAGGATTTGCTTCCAGAAATCATGACCCAAATCACTGGGAAAATCGATGAAAGTCCCAGAGAAGTTTTAGAAGCTTGGACACGAATAGTAGGACCCAAAATTTCAAAAATGGCACGCGCTGTCAGCTTTGAATCGGGGGTTTTAAAAGTGAAAGTTGAGAATTCAACGCTTTATAGTTTACTGACTCTACATGAAAAAGAAAAGTTGCTTGCTGAGTTGCGAAAGCAGTTTCCAAAAGTCAAGATACGCAACATTTTTTTTCGCATAGGTTAA
- the gyrB gene encoding DNA topoisomerase (ATP-hydrolyzing) subunit B, whose translation MTMTKEEETKQDYTASSITVLEGLQAVRERPGMYIGDTQVNGLHQLVYEVVDNCIDEAMAGYCTQIQVTLHKDNSVTVEDDGRGIPVGIHEKESKKQGRDVSALEVVMTILHAGGKFDKSTYKVSGGLHGVGVSCVNALSKHLHVDVYKDGKAYSMEFSRGKVSQDLKVEGDSNKRGTIVHFVPDDQIFTVTEYDYGILLNRLRELAFLNKGITIFFRDERESEKEEVSFNYEGGISSFVTYLNENKHALFDKPIYISGSKELHDGPIEFEVAMQWNHSYSESIYSYVNNIATRNGGTHVTGFSAALTRSLNQYIRTNNLLKNLKVSVTGEDMREGLTTVLSIKIANPQFEGQTKQKLGNSEVASVVQQIVGEEFSIFLGENPQIARTIVDKAILAAQAREAAKKARELTLRKTALDSGRLPGKLSDCQETDPTKCEIYIVEGDSAGGSAKMGRDRRFQAILPIRGKILNVEKARLQKVLQNEEVGTMISAFGCGIGNDNFNIEKLRYHRIIVMTDADVDGSHIRTLLLTFFYRHMPALIENNFVYIAQPPLYRVTRKKTSRYIHSEREMDEYLLNLGMSDVMLRLASHHEPLEKDEMKNLLFSILEVEQLIGSIERKGIPFREFLAARNDQGMLPRFHVILNSQPLFVFSNDEFVRLRKENEELQRQKHEETLASIPVEEQTEEMKTFRSRPLSFVELYEEGRLHAIKTKLANYSFSIDQYAVAEGKLLDIIDEEGTETTAYTLKDVIEFLRKNGRKGIEIQRYKGLGEMNADQLWETTMDPAKRTLIQVTIPDAVAADHMFTMLMGDEVAPRRAFIETHALSVKNLDI comes from the coding sequence ATGACAATGACCAAAGAAGAAGAGACTAAACAAGACTATACCGCCAGTTCGATTACGGTACTAGAAGGTCTTCAAGCGGTCCGCGAGCGCCCTGGGATGTACATTGGGGATACTCAAGTGAATGGTTTACATCAGCTCGTTTACGAAGTTGTCGATAACTGTATCGATGAAGCCATGGCTGGTTATTGTACACAAATCCAAGTGACGCTTCACAAAGATAACTCTGTCACCGTTGAAGATGATGGGCGTGGAATTCCCGTAGGAATCCATGAAAAAGAATCGAAGAAGCAAGGACGTGATGTTTCAGCCTTAGAAGTTGTGATGACTATCCTTCATGCAGGTGGGAAGTTCGACAAAAGCACATATAAAGTGTCTGGGGGGCTTCACGGAGTGGGTGTTTCATGTGTGAACGCCTTATCTAAGCACTTGCACGTGGATGTCTATAAAGATGGAAAAGCCTATTCGATGGAGTTTTCTCGAGGAAAAGTTTCTCAAGACCTGAAAGTTGAAGGAGACTCCAACAAGCGGGGGACCATTGTTCATTTTGTTCCAGACGATCAAATCTTTACTGTGACAGAATATGACTATGGTATCCTTCTCAACCGTTTAAGAGAACTCGCTTTCTTGAACAAAGGAATCACCATTTTTTTCCGTGATGAACGAGAATCTGAAAAAGAAGAAGTTTCTTTCAATTATGAAGGAGGAATTTCTTCGTTTGTCACCTATCTCAATGAAAATAAACATGCACTTTTTGATAAGCCGATTTATATCAGCGGGAGCAAAGAGCTGCATGATGGTCCTATTGAGTTCGAAGTGGCGATGCAATGGAACCATTCTTACTCTGAATCGATCTATTCCTATGTGAACAATATTGCAACCCGTAATGGAGGAACCCACGTTACCGGTTTTTCCGCAGCATTGACTCGCTCACTCAATCAATACATTCGTACGAACAATCTGCTCAAGAATTTAAAAGTTTCTGTCACAGGGGAAGATATGCGGGAAGGACTCACAACAGTCCTTTCGATCAAAATTGCAAACCCTCAATTTGAAGGGCAAACGAAGCAAAAACTTGGAAACAGTGAAGTAGCTTCAGTTGTACAGCAAATTGTTGGGGAAGAGTTTTCGATTTTCCTTGGTGAAAATCCCCAAATTGCCCGCACAATTGTCGATAAGGCGATTTTAGCAGCGCAAGCACGTGAAGCGGCGAAAAAAGCTCGTGAATTAACCTTGAGAAAAACAGCACTAGATAGCGGACGTCTTCCTGGTAAACTCAGTGATTGCCAAGAAACTGATCCAACGAAGTGTGAAATCTATATCGTTGAGGGAGACTCTGCGGGTGGTTCTGCGAAAATGGGACGCGATCGTCGTTTTCAAGCGATTCTTCCCATTCGCGGTAAGATTCTAAACGTTGAAAAAGCCCGCCTTCAAAAAGTCTTGCAAAACGAAGAAGTTGGAACGATGATTTCGGCATTTGGATGTGGAATTGGAAATGACAATTTCAACATCGAAAAATTGCGTTACCACCGGATCATTGTCATGACAGATGCTGACGTCGACGGATCTCACATTCGCACTCTACTTTTAACCTTCTTCTACCGACATATGCCAGCGCTTATTGAAAATAACTTCGTTTATATTGCGCAACCTCCTCTTTATCGGGTAACGCGGAAGAAGACCAGCCGCTATATCCATTCTGAGCGAGAAATGGATGAATATCTTCTCAATCTTGGAATGAGCGATGTGATGCTTCGTTTAGCTTCGCATCATGAGCCTCTTGAGAAAGATGAAATGAAGAACCTCCTCTTTTCTATTTTAGAAGTGGAGCAATTAATCGGTTCGATTGAGCGTAAAGGGATCCCTTTTAGAGAGTTTTTAGCTGCTCGAAATGATCAAGGGATGCTCCCTCGTTTCCACGTGATTCTAAACAGTCAACCTCTCTTCGTTTTTTCGAACGATGAATTTGTTAGACTGAGAAAGGAAAACGAAGAATTGCAGCGCCAAAAACACGAAGAAACATTAGCTTCGATCCCAGTGGAAGAACAAACAGAGGAAATGAAAACTTTCCGTTCACGGCCGCTCTCTTTTGTAGAGCTGTACGAGGAAGGTAGACTTCATGCGATCAAAACTAAACTTGCAAATTATAGCTTTTCCATCGATCAATACGCTGTCGCTGAAGGTAAGTTGTTAGACATTATCGACGAAGAGGGAACTGAAACAACCGCCTACACACTCAAAGATGTGATTGAGTTCCTCAGAAAAAATGGACGCAAGGGAATCGAAATTCAGCGTTATAAGGGTCTCGGTGAAATGAATGCCGACCAGCTTTGGGAAACTACTATGGATCCAGCGAAACGGACCTTGATTCAGGTCACCATTCCTGATGCAGTGGCTGCAGACCACATGTTTACTATGCTAATGGGAGATGAAGTCGCCCCTCGTCGCGCCTTTATCGAAACACATGCATTATCTGTAAAAAATCTAGATATTTAA
- a CDS encoding M56 family metallopeptidase — MIARFILNIYASATLSFLFSLGIVFLFSRLKNPRLLACLLLLPFFKVIWDLFFLTHANWAYLQDFSIFDVPKNSRMLSIYALYNGLPTCGIYLSLFESLRFSIGDLLHESWPLFSWCLALTLATLSCFKLIHRIILFSKRTSNTSSCAVIGFWKPKIVSSPHYFKSLTAEEQAAVLAHEKAHIRWGDHLVHHFLFFFEPLFWFLPFKMRLIHKLQLCQEMACDRAANAPLAVATALKKALTPSSDFLTLSFSSPSFQRVQALLKQPMAKTSFWKQIFYFILFGTVLTFIFMSQFLPF; from the coding sequence ATGATCGCTCGCTTTATCCTCAATATCTACGCCAGCGCTACCTTGTCTTTTCTTTTCTCACTAGGTATTGTTTTTCTTTTTTCCCGCCTTAAGAACCCTCGCCTACTCGCCTGTCTACTTCTCCTTCCTTTTTTCAAAGTGATTTGGGATCTCTTCTTTTTAACACATGCAAATTGGGCCTACTTGCAAGACTTCTCTATCTTCGATGTCCCTAAAAATAGTCGTATGCTCAGCATTTATGCACTATATAATGGTCTGCCTACTTGTGGAATCTACCTATCCCTATTTGAATCCCTCAGGTTTTCAATTGGAGATCTCTTGCACGAATCATGGCCCCTCTTTTCATGGTGCCTTGCATTGACACTTGCAACCCTCTCTTGCTTCAAATTGATACACCGCATCATCCTCTTTTCGAAACGGACCTCTAATACTTCTTCTTGCGCTGTGATTGGTTTTTGGAAACCCAAAATTGTCTCTTCTCCCCACTACTTTAAATCGCTAACCGCTGAAGAACAAGCAGCAGTCCTTGCTCATGAAAAAGCGCACATCCGCTGGGGCGACCATCTCGTCCACCATTTTCTCTTTTTCTTTGAACCTCTTTTTTGGTTTCTCCCTTTTAAAATGCGGCTGATACATAAACTCCAACTTTGCCAAGAAATGGCTTGCGATCGAGCGGCAAATGCCCCTCTAGCCGTTGCTACTGCTCTTAAAAAAGCCCTGACACCCTCTTCTGATTTCTTAACCCTTAGCTTTTCTTCCCCCTCATTTCAAAGAGTACAAGCTTTACTTAAACAGCCCATGGCAAAAACATCTTTTTGGAAACAGATCTTTTATTTCATTTTATTCGGAACGGTTTTGACCTTTATTTTCATGAGTCAATTCCTTCCATTTTGA